The Streptomyces cyaneogriseus subsp. noncyanogenus region CTGGGAGGACTGGTCCCGCATCCACCGCCTGGCGCACGAGAAGGGCCTGAAGACCCCGTGCACCATGCTGTACGGGCACATCGAGGAGCCCCGCCACCGCGTCGACCACGTGCTCAGGCTGCGGGAGCTCCAGGACGAGACCGGCGGCTTCCAGGTCTTCATCCCGCTGCGCTACCAGCACGACTTCGTCGACATGAAGGACGGCAAGATCCGCAACCGCCTCCAGGCCCGGACGCAGATGGCGACCGGCGCCGAGGCGCTGAAGACCTTCGCGGTCTCGCGGCTGCTCTTCGACAACGTGCCGCACGTCAAGGTCTTCTGGGTCATGCACGGCGTGCAGACCGCCCAGCTCGCCCTCCAGCACGGCGCCGACGACATGGACGGCTCGGTCGTCGAGTACAAGATCACGCACGACGCCGACAACTACGGCACGCCGAACAAGCTCACCCGCGAGGACCTGCTGGACCTGATCCGCGACGCCGGCTTCCGGCCGGTGGAGCGCAACACGCGGTACGAGATCATCCGGGAGTACGACGGTCCGGACCCGGCCCGCCGCGACTCCCCCCAGCCGATGCGGGTGTGAGGCCCGGGCGGGCGCGGGGTACCTGGCGGGGATGAGCCCCCGTACCTCCGCGCCCGAGGACGCCTACACCGCCGCGCCCTTCGTCCCGGACGGCGCCGGCCTCGCCGCGCTGCGCGAGGCCGCCGCCGGGTGCCGGGGCTGCCCGCTGCACCGGGACGCCACGCAGACCGTCTTCGGCGCCGGGAAGACCGGCGCCCGCGTGATGCTGGTGGGCGAACAGCCCGGCGACCAGGAGGACCGGCAGGGCCGGCCGTTCGTCGGGCCCGCGGGCAAGCTGCTGGACCGCGCGCTGGCCGAGGCGGGCATCGACCCGGGCGAGGCGTATGTCACCAACGCCGTCAAGCACTTCAAGTTCACCCGGGCCGAGCCCCGCAAGCGCCGGATCCACAAGGCGCCGACCCTGCGGGAGATGACGGCGTGCGGGCCGTGGCTCGCCGCCGAGCTGGCGCTGGTGGAGCCCGAGCTGATCGTGGTGCTCGGCGCCACCGCCGGGAAGGCGCTGCTGGGGTCGTCGTTCCGGGTCACCCAGGTGCGCGGCACGGTCCTGGAGGAGGAGATCCACGGCCGTCCGGAGCGGCTGGTGCCGACCGTGCACCCCTCGGCGGTGCTGCGGGCGGAGGACCGGGAGGGCGCCTACCAGGGACTCGTGTCGGATCTGCGGGTGGCCGCCCGGGCGCTCGGCTGACGGGTGGTGGGTGCGCGTTCCGGGGCCGAAGGGCCGACGCGGGGCGCCGAGCCGCCGGAGGTAATGGCTACGATGGCCGCGTGTCCCTTACTTTCACTTTCGACCCGGCCCTCACGCCCGCCCTGCGCGAAGGCGTCCTGGAGCTGTGGACCGACGTCTCCAACGCGGGCGGCTCCGTCGGCTTCGTGCCGCCGGTGACGCGCGAGGACATCCGTCCGGAGCTGGTCAAGCACATGGTGGCCATGGCGGAGGGGCGGACCCGGCTGCTCGTCGGCCACGACGAGGCGGGCGAGGTGGCCGCCACCGCGTTCCTCACCTTCAACACGCACCGGCTGATGACCCACTGGCTGTGGCTCTACACGGTGATGGTCCACCCCCGCCACCAGGGCAAGGGGTACGGCCGGGACCTGCTGGCCGCCGCCGAGCGGGCGGCCCGCGGCATCGACGGCATCGAGGCGATCCGGCTGACCTGCCGGGGCGGGCTCGGTCTGGAGCGGTTCTACGCGTCCTGCGGCTACAAGGAGGTCGGCCGCGTCCCCGACGCGATCCGGGTGGCGCCGGGCGACGACCGCGACGACATCACGATGCTGCTGCCGCTGACCTGACCGCACACCCCCACCGCATGATCGGTCTCCCGGCGTGCTTCACTGGACCGGGTGCCCCTTTGGGGACGTACGGACCCTTCGGAACGGAAGAGTGGATTGAGATGCTCCGCTACACGCTGAAGCGCCTCGGGATCTTCGCGGGCTGCCTCGTGGTCGTCTGGGGCCTCGTCTACTCCGGTGTCTTCCCCCGTGGCCTCGGTGACTCCAACGGCATGTGGATCATCCTGCTCGCCCTGGTGATCTCGGCCCCGATCAGCTTCGTCGCGCTGCGCCAGGAGCGGGACCGGGCCTCCGAGCAGGTGGTGCGCCGGGTGGACCGGATGAAGGCCAACCTGGACGCCAACCGCAGCCAGGAGGACCTGGCCGACGACACGGCGCGCGCACAGGGCCAGACCTCGTAAGGACCGCGTAAGGTCCGTCACAGACGCCGACGCCCCGGTTTCCGAACACCCCGGAAACCGGGGCGCTTTGCGTTCAATGGGCGGAATCGTCCCCTGCCTCTCAAAGTGAGGCTTTGGGGGTCTCAAAGGCCAAGTGTTAAAGTCCTGTGCATGAACTCAGCAGCCGCGCCCACCACACCCCCGAGCGTCGCGCTCGTGGCGCGCCTGCACGTGGACCTCTGTCGGTGCGCGTCCGCGACCTGTCGCCCCTGACGTCCTCCCCCCGGCCCGCCGTCCTCCACGTCAGTCTCTGCGCGTCCTCAACGTCTCTGCGCGTCCCCAACGGAGCTTGCCCGTGTCCACGAACACGAAGTCCTTCAAGGTGCCCTTCTGGGCCCAGATAATCGCCGGTCTCGTCCTGGGCGTCCTGCTCGGCTGGCTGGCCCGCAGCCAGGACCTTTCCTGGCTGGTCACCACCCTGGAGAAGGTCGGTGGCACCTTCATCGGCCTGCTGAAGCTGGCCGTCGCCCCGCTCGTCTTCTTCGCGATCCTGGTGTCGATCACCAACCTGCGGAAGGTCAACAACGCGGCCCGCCTGGCGAGCCGGACCCTTCTCTGGTTCATGATCACCTCGCTGATCGCGGTCGCCATCGGCCTCGTCATCGGCCTGGTCACCAACCCCGGCGCCGGCACCGGCCTCACCCCGGCCGACGGTGCCAAGCCGGAGAAGACCGGCTCCTGGATCGACTTCCTCACCGGCATCGTGCCGAAGGACGTGATCACGCCGTTCACCGAGCTGAACGTGTTGCAGATCGTCTTCATGGCCGCCGTCGCCGGTATCGCCGCCCTCCAGCTCGGCGAGAAGGCCCAGCCGATCCTCACCCTGAGCGAGTCCGTCCTCGAACTCCTCCAGAAGGCCCTGTGGTGGGTCATCCGCCTCGCCCCGCTGGGCACGGTCGGCCTGATCGGCAACGCCATCGCCAGCTACGGCTGGGACCTGATCGGCAAGTACGCCACCTTCACCGCCGACATCTACGTCGGCTGCGCGATCGTGCTGTTCGTGGTCTACCCGGTGCTGCTCGCCACCGTCGCCAAGGCCAGCCCGGTGCAGTTCTTCAAGGGCGCCTGGCCCGCGATCCAGCTCGCCTTCGTCTCCCGCTCCTCGGTCGGCACCATGCCGCTGACCCAGAAGGTCACCGAGCGCCTCGGCGTCCCGAAGGAGTACGCGTCCTTCGCCGTGCCGTTCGGCGCCACCACCAAGATGGACGGCTGCGCCGCGATCTACCCGGCGATCGCCGCGATCTTCGTCGCGCAGATCTTCGACATCCAGCTCGGCGTCGGCGACTACCTGCTGATCGCGTTCGTCTCGGTGGTCGGCTCCGCCGCCACGGCCGGTCTGACCGGCGCGACGGTCATGCTGACCCTGACCCTGTCCACGCTCGGCCTGCCCATGGAGGGCGTCGGCCTGCTGCTGGCGATCGACCCGATCCTGGACATGATGCGCACCGCGACCAACGTCGCCGGCCAGGCGCTGGTGCCGGTCCTCGTGTCGGCCCGCGAGGGTCTGCTCGACCGCACGGCGTACGACACGGCCCACAGCTCGCCCCTCGACGAGCCGGAGCCGGAGCGGGTGCGGGACCAGGAGCCGGTTCCGGCCGCCGCCTGACACCCCTTCCGGCGGTGATCCGAGGAGCGCCGCACGGACCGTACGCTGATGCGCATGGGTACCGGGAAGACCAAGCGGATGCCGCGTGCGGTCCGTGAGCAGCAGATGCTGGACGCCGCCGTACGGATCTTCGGGGAGCGCGGCTACCGGGCCGCGTCGATGGACGAGATCGCCGAGCTGGCGGGCGTGTCCAAGCCGCTGGTCTACCTGTACCTGAACTCCAAGGAAGACCTCTTCACCGCCTGCATCCGCCGCGAGGCGCGGGCGCTGACCGAGGCCGTCCGTGCCGGGGTCCGCCCCGGACTGCCCGCAGACCGCCGCCTCTGGGCCGGTCTGCGGGCTTTTTTCACGCACACCGCCCGGCATCCGCACGGCTGGAAGGTGCTGCACCTCCAGGCCCGTACGCACGGTGAGCCGTTCGCCGCCGAGGTCGCCGCCATGCGCCAGGAGATCGTGGCGTTCGTGACGCAGCTGATCGCCGCCGCGGCCCGGGAGGCCCCCGCCCAGGGGCCCGGCTGCGCCCGCGGGACGGAGGGCCCGGGCGGCCCCGGCCTGCCCGAGCGGGACGTCGCCGGGCTCGCCGAGGCCCTGGTCGGCGCCGCCGAGTCGCTCGCCGACTGGGCGGGCGGCACCGAGGGCGTCACCGCGAAGCAGGCGGCGGCGACCTTGATGAACTTCGCCTGGGCGGGCCTGGGCGACCTGATGGCGGGCCGCCCCTGGTCCCCGCCGCGGGACGACGAGTACGAGGGCGGGGGCGGGGGCGAGGGCGGCCTCGCGTACGGGGCCGAGGACGCGCGGGTCGTCCGGGCCGGGTAGGCGTCCGGCCGGGACGGTCGGGTGTCCCGCGTCCCGCCCGGCCGGGAGCGGTGGCGGGTCAGGCCGGGTCGACGGTCCCCGTCAGATGCGGCCGGCCGTCCGGGCCGCGCAGCTCGAACCGCCCGTCCCGCGCCCCGTACGTCACCGTCCCCGGCAGCAGCACCGGGGCCCGGAACGCGGCCCGGACCGACACCGCCTCGCTCGTGCCGTGCGCGGCGAGGCACCGGGCGAGGGTCCACATGCCGTGGGCGAGGGCGCGGGGGAAGCCGAAGAGCCGGGCGGTGAGCGGGTGCAGGTGGATCGGGTTCCGGTCGCCGGACACGGCACCGTAGCGGCGTCCCAGGTCGGCGGCGAGGCGCCAGTCGGCCCGGGCGGGCAGCGGCGGGTGCTCCTCCTCGGGGCGCCGGCCGCCGCCCGGCGCGGTGCGGTGGCGCGCCAGATACGTGCTCGCCGACTCCCAGACGACGGCCCCGCCCGCCCGTGCCTCGGTGACGACGGTCGCCTCGGTGCCCCGCCGGTGCGGCGCCAGCCCGGCGACGTGGACGGCGATGTCGTACGCCTCGCCGGCCGGCATGGCCGCCCGCCGGGTCACGGTGATCGAGGTGTGGACGAGCCCGAGCAGCGGCAGCGGGAAGTCCCGGCCGCTCATCAGCCGCATCGCCAGTGGGAAGCCGAGCAGGTGCGGATAGGTGACCGGCAGGCCGCTCTCCCCGGCCGGGAAGCCGCACACCCGCTCGTAGGCGGCCAGCCGGGCGAGGCCGGCGCGGACCCCCGGCAACAGCAGCAGGGTGCGGGGGAAGGCGGCGTCCGGGCGGGGCCGCTTGAGGGGGGAGAGCAGGGCCCCGCGGGCCAGCAGCGGCGGCAGGGCGGGCGCCCTGGTGAGGGTGGTGACCACCGGCGACGAGGACGGCGAAACCGGGGAGGACGGGGAGGACGGGGAGGAAGGCGAGGACTGCGAGGACTGCGAGGACTGCGAGGACTGCGAGGACTGCGAGGAGGACGACGAGGACGACGGCGAGGCGGGCGTGGTCATCAGGCCCCCAGCAGGCTCTGGCCGCAGACCCGGACGACCTGCCCGTTGACCGCGCCGGAGGCGGGGTGGGCGAGCCAGGCGGTGGTCTCGGCGACGTCGATGGGCAGTCCGCCCTGGGCGAGGGAGTTCATCCGGCGGCCGGCCTCGCGGATGAGCAG contains the following coding sequences:
- a CDS encoding putative leader peptide; amino-acid sequence: MNSAAAPTTPPSVALVARLHVDLCRCASATCRP
- a CDS encoding MaoC/PaaZ C-terminal domain-containing protein; translated protein: MVTTLTRAPALPPLLARGALLSPLKRPRPDAAFPRTLLLLPGVRAGLARLAAYERVCGFPAGESGLPVTYPHLLGFPLAMRLMSGRDFPLPLLGLVHTSITVTRRAAMPAGEAYDIAVHVAGLAPHRRGTEATVVTEARAGGAVVWESASTYLARHRTAPGGGRRPEEEHPPLPARADWRLAADLGRRYGAVSGDRNPIHLHPLTARLFGFPRALAHGMWTLARCLAAHGTSEAVSVRAAFRAPVLLPGTVTYGARDGRFELRGPDGRPHLTGTVDPA
- a CDS encoding TetR/AcrR family transcriptional regulator is translated as MGTGKTKRMPRAVREQQMLDAAVRIFGERGYRAASMDEIAELAGVSKPLVYLYLNSKEDLFTACIRREARALTEAVRAGVRPGLPADRRLWAGLRAFFTHTARHPHGWKVLHLQARTHGEPFAAEVAAMRQEIVAFVTQLIAAAAREAPAQGPGCARGTEGPGGPGLPERDVAGLAEALVGAAESLADWAGGTEGVTAKQAAATLMNFAWAGLGDLMAGRPWSPPRDDEYEGGGGGEGGLAYGAEDARVVRAG
- a CDS encoding GNAT family N-acetyltransferase produces the protein MSLTFTFDPALTPALREGVLELWTDVSNAGGSVGFVPPVTREDIRPELVKHMVAMAEGRTRLLVGHDEAGEVAATAFLTFNTHRLMTHWLWLYTVMVHPRHQGKGYGRDLLAAAERAARGIDGIEAIRLTCRGGLGLERFYASCGYKEVGRVPDAIRVAPGDDRDDITMLLPLT
- a CDS encoding UdgX family uracil-DNA binding protein (This protein belongs to the uracil DNA glycosylase superfamily, members of which act in excision repair of DNA. However, it belongs more specifically to UdgX branch, whose founding member was found to bind uracil in DNA (where it does not belong), without cleaving it, appears to promote DNA repair by a pathway involving RecA, rather than base excision.); the encoded protein is MSPRTSAPEDAYTAAPFVPDGAGLAALREAAAGCRGCPLHRDATQTVFGAGKTGARVMLVGEQPGDQEDRQGRPFVGPAGKLLDRALAEAGIDPGEAYVTNAVKHFKFTRAEPRKRRIHKAPTLREMTACGPWLAAELALVEPELIVVLGATAGKALLGSSFRVTQVRGTVLEEEIHGRPERLVPTVHPSAVLRAEDREGAYQGLVSDLRVAARALG
- a CDS encoding DUF4229 domain-containing protein, encoding MLRYTLKRLGIFAGCLVVVWGLVYSGVFPRGLGDSNGMWIILLALVISAPISFVALRQERDRASEQVVRRVDRMKANLDANRSQEDLADDTARAQGQTS
- a CDS encoding dicarboxylate/amino acid:cation symporter, whose translation is MPVSTNTKSFKVPFWAQIIAGLVLGVLLGWLARSQDLSWLVTTLEKVGGTFIGLLKLAVAPLVFFAILVSITNLRKVNNAARLASRTLLWFMITSLIAVAIGLVIGLVTNPGAGTGLTPADGAKPEKTGSWIDFLTGIVPKDVITPFTELNVLQIVFMAAVAGIAALQLGEKAQPILTLSESVLELLQKALWWVIRLAPLGTVGLIGNAIASYGWDLIGKYATFTADIYVGCAIVLFVVYPVLLATVAKASPVQFFKGAWPAIQLAFVSRSSVGTMPLTQKVTERLGVPKEYASFAVPFGATTKMDGCAAIYPAIAAIFVAQIFDIQLGVGDYLLIAFVSVVGSAATAGLTGATVMLTLTLSTLGLPMEGVGLLLAIDPILDMMRTATNVAGQALVPVLVSAREGLLDRTAYDTAHSSPLDEPEPERVRDQEPVPAAA
- the mqnE gene encoding aminofutalosine synthase MqnE; this encodes MDVGLKRELEEKVRSGERLTREDGIALYESDDLAWLGGLAHEVRTRKNGDVVHFNVNRHLNMTNVCTASCAYCSFQRKPGEKDAYTMRIEEAVKLAKAMESENLTELHIVNGLHPNLPWRYYPRSLRELKAALPDVSLKAFTATEIHHFETISGLSASEILDELIDAGLESLTGGGAEIFDWEVRQHIVDHRTHWEDWSRIHRLAHEKGLKTPCTMLYGHIEEPRHRVDHVLRLRELQDETGGFQVFIPLRYQHDFVDMKDGKIRNRLQARTQMATGAEALKTFAVSRLLFDNVPHVKVFWVMHGVQTAQLALQHGADDMDGSVVEYKITHDADNYGTPNKLTREDLLDLIRDAGFRPVERNTRYEIIREYDGPDPARRDSPQPMRV